One part of the Ralstonia pickettii genome encodes these proteins:
- a CDS encoding DUF3306 domain-containing protein encodes MSDETFLSRWSRRKAAERRGEPEPEAAPPAEPAPVVVPEASTAEPTPEAAPPLTLEDASKLTPSDDFSPFVAHGVDEAVKRAALKTLFADPHFNVMDGLDTYIDDYSQPDPIPPEMLRELRHTAELRLFEPLDEDVAAPPGIEPVSAAVPLVTGEMPPEPADAESPRVDDPAQATPHGGVKPPSVE; translated from the coding sequence GTGAGCGACGAAACCTTCCTCTCGCGCTGGTCGCGCCGCAAGGCCGCCGAACGGCGGGGCGAGCCCGAACCGGAAGCGGCACCGCCCGCCGAGCCGGCCCCCGTCGTCGTGCCTGAAGCGTCGACGGCCGAGCCTACGCCCGAAGCGGCACCCCCGCTCACTCTGGAAGACGCCTCCAAGTTGACGCCATCCGATGATTTCTCGCCCTTCGTCGCGCACGGGGTGGACGAAGCCGTCAAGCGTGCCGCGCTCAAGACGCTCTTCGCCGATCCGCACTTCAATGTGATGGACGGGCTCGATACCTACATCGACGACTATTCGCAGCCCGACCCGATCCCGCCCGAGATGTTGCGCGAGCTGCGGCACACGGCGGAATTGCGGTTGTTCGAGCCGCTGGACGAGGATGTGGCTGCGCCGCCAGGAATCGAACCGGTATCGGCCGCTGTACCTCTGGTCACGGGCGAGATGCCGCCTGAACCTGCCGATGCCGAGTCGCCCCGCGTTGATGACCCGGCGCAGGCAACCCCGCATGGCGGCGTTAAGCCGCCGTCCGTAGAATAA
- a CDS encoding TorD/DmsD family molecular chaperone: MTDAQPLQFQPAATPADSAEDLARADLYGLLATLFFHAADADLLQRIAAAPLDPIGDGDIAAADAQAAASSALTQAWRKLVARAGQTTAEQADDEYTELFIGVGKPEVFLYGSYYQAGFMNEKPLVVLRDDLRRHGLERAEGITETEDHLATLCEVMRYLIAGDDVAVARIEEQRAFFQRHLAPWVDTACDAVLQHPRAALYADVAGLAKAFFDVERLALELA, translated from the coding sequence ATGACCGACGCCCAGCCCCTGCAATTCCAGCCCGCCGCCACGCCCGCCGACAGCGCTGAGGATCTCGCCCGTGCCGACCTGTACGGCCTGCTGGCCACGCTGTTCTTCCACGCGGCAGACGCCGATTTGCTGCAGCGCATCGCGGCCGCGCCGCTGGACCCGATAGGCGACGGCGATATCGCCGCGGCCGATGCGCAAGCCGCCGCCAGTAGTGCTCTCACCCAGGCCTGGCGAAAGCTTGTCGCCCGCGCAGGCCAGACCACCGCCGAACAGGCCGACGACGAATACACCGAACTGTTTATCGGCGTCGGCAAGCCCGAAGTGTTCTTGTACGGCTCGTACTACCAGGCCGGTTTCATGAACGAGAAGCCGCTCGTGGTATTGCGCGACGACCTGCGCCGCCACGGCCTGGAGCGCGCCGAGGGCATCACGGAAACCGAAGACCATCTCGCGACCCTGTGCGAGGTCATGCGTTACCTCATCGCCGGGGACGACGTTGCCGTGGCCCGCATCGAAGAGCAGCGCGCATTTTTCCAGCGTCATCTGGCCCCGTGGGTCGATACGGCTTGCGATGCTGTATTGCAGCATCCGCGCGCCGCGCTCTATGCCGATGTGGCGGGATTGGCGAAAGCGTTTTTTGACGTGGAGCGGCTCGCCCTTGAATTGGCATGA
- a CDS encoding DUF3305 domain-containing protein, giving the protein MESTSPPPAPADRPSVRVAVVLCRRPTANRWQPFQWRLEAVVPDLGEYGTAPRCLDRAEDGSGEERWLTPGFSVTLFRDEAEGYYLNVTSAAPCWFVLWRLGEPGTTDEGRAIPHTVSLSYNEAGRWLDGGEMVENVPLDAAALEWLQAFVAENYRPEPKKRRRPESFLPPEDRAKF; this is encoded by the coding sequence ATGGAATCCACGTCGCCGCCGCCTGCGCCTGCTGATCGCCCGTCTGTGCGTGTGGCGGTGGTGTTGTGCCGCCGCCCCACGGCCAACCGTTGGCAGCCGTTCCAATGGCGGCTGGAGGCGGTCGTTCCCGACCTTGGCGAATACGGCACGGCACCGCGCTGCCTGGACCGTGCCGAAGATGGGTCCGGCGAAGAGCGCTGGCTCACGCCCGGCTTCTCCGTCACGCTGTTTCGCGACGAGGCCGAGGGCTACTACCTGAACGTGACCTCCGCCGCGCCCTGCTGGTTCGTGTTGTGGCGCCTGGGCGAGCCGGGCACGACCGACGAGGGCCGGGCGATTCCGCATACGGTTTCGCTGAGCTACAACGAGGCCGGCCGCTGGCTCGATGGTGGCGAGATGGTCGAAAACGTGCCGCTGGATGCCGCAGCGCTGGAATGGCTGCAGGCGTTCGTGGCGGAGAACTACCGGCCTGAGCCGAAGAAGCGGCGTCGGCCGGAGTCGTTCCTGCCGCCGGAAGACCGCGCGAAGTTCTGA
- the apbC gene encoding iron-sulfur cluster carrier protein ApbC, with the protein MSVTIEQITEALRGVVDPNTGRDLVSSKSARNIRVDGGEVALDVELGYPAKSQFEPIRKLVIGALRQVQGVENVSVQVSMKIVAHAVQRGVHLMPNVKNIIAVASGKGGVGKSTTAVNLALALAAEGANVGILDADIYGPSQPMMLGIQGQPESADGKTMEPMEGHGLQANSIGFLIEQDNPMVWRGPMVTSALEQLLKQTNWRDLDYLIVDMPPGTGDIQLTLSQKVPVTGAVIVTTPQDIALLDAKKGLKMFEKVGIPIIGVVENMAVYCCPNCGHTEHIFGAGGGEKMCEQYGVPFLGSLPLNLSIREQADSGRPTVVADPDGAIAGVYKQIARRVAIAVAEKARDMTSKFPSIVVQNT; encoded by the coding sequence TTGAGCGTAACCATCGAACAGATCACCGAAGCCCTGCGCGGCGTGGTGGATCCCAATACCGGGCGCGACCTCGTGTCGTCCAAATCGGCGCGCAACATCCGGGTCGATGGCGGCGAGGTGGCGCTCGACGTGGAGCTTGGCTACCCCGCCAAGAGCCAATTCGAGCCGATCCGCAAGCTGGTGATCGGGGCGCTGCGCCAGGTGCAAGGTGTTGAAAATGTGAGCGTGCAGGTGTCGATGAAGATCGTGGCGCACGCGGTGCAGCGCGGCGTGCACCTGATGCCGAACGTGAAGAACATCATTGCCGTGGCGTCGGGCAAGGGCGGCGTGGGCAAGTCGACCACCGCCGTGAATCTGGCGCTGGCGCTGGCTGCGGAAGGCGCCAACGTCGGCATTCTGGACGCTGACATCTACGGCCCGAGCCAGCCGATGATGCTGGGCATCCAGGGCCAGCCGGAGTCGGCCGACGGCAAGACGATGGAGCCGATGGAGGGGCACGGCCTGCAAGCCAACTCCATCGGCTTCCTGATCGAACAGGACAACCCGATGGTCTGGCGTGGCCCGATGGTGACCTCAGCGCTGGAGCAGCTGCTCAAGCAGACGAACTGGCGCGATCTGGATTACCTCATCGTCGACATGCCGCCGGGCACGGGCGACATCCAGCTCACGCTGTCGCAGAAGGTGCCTGTGACGGGCGCGGTGATCGTCACCACGCCGCAGGACATCGCGCTGCTCGACGCCAAGAAGGGCCTGAAGATGTTCGAGAAGGTGGGAATTCCCATCATCGGCGTGGTCGAGAACATGGCGGTGTACTGCTGCCCGAACTGCGGCCATACCGAACACATCTTCGGCGCCGGCGGCGGCGAGAAGATGTGCGAACAGTACGGCGTGCCATTCCTGGGCAGCCTGCCGCTGAACCTGTCCATTCGCGAGCAGGCCGATTCGGGCCGCCCGACGGTGGTGGCCGACCCCGACGGCGCCATTGCCGGCGTCTACAAGCAGATCGCACGCCGCGTCGCCATCGCCGTGGCCGAAAAGGCGAGGGACATGACGAGCAAGTTCCCGTCGATCGTCGTGCAGAACACCTGA
- a CDS encoding IS481 family transposase yields the protein MPWSTRDTMSLRQEFVLLARQEGCNRRELCRRFGISPQTGYKWLARYVESGDAGLADRTRRPSHSPMRTEAELEQAVIALRQQHPAWGGRKISRRLADLGWSDVPAPSTVTSILHRYGLIAPEASDASTPWQRFEHAEPNQLWQMDFKGGFALADGQRCSPLTVIDDHSRFNLVLAACTQTQSAVVQRHLRQAFERYGLPLRINADNGAPWGSPTRPGQLTGLGVWLIRLGVRLSYSRPAHPQTNGKDERFHRTLKAEALAGRYFASCDAVQHALDAWRTVYNCERPHQAIDLATPITRYRPSPRPYPSTLAPIEYSPQDIVLNVGWNGELRFRSWRFKLSNALHGLPVALRPDPKHRDQFDLYFVHQHLGRIDLNLPDDC from the coding sequence ATGCCCTGGAGCACACGAGACACCATGAGCCTTCGTCAGGAATTCGTTCTATTGGCCCGGCAGGAAGGCTGTAACCGGCGCGAGCTGTGTCGGCGGTTCGGCATCAGCCCGCAAACCGGCTACAAGTGGCTGGCTCGTTACGTTGAGTCGGGGGACGCCGGACTGGCTGACCGGACGCGCCGTCCCTCGCACAGCCCGATGCGTACCGAGGCCGAGCTTGAACAGGCCGTCATCGCGTTACGCCAGCAGCATCCTGCGTGGGGCGGGCGCAAGATCAGCCGCCGCTTGGCCGACTTGGGCTGGAGTGATGTACCGGCGCCCAGCACCGTGACCTCCATCCTGCATCGGTATGGGTTGATTGCACCCGAAGCCTCAGACGCCTCCACGCCCTGGCAGCGCTTTGAGCACGCTGAACCGAACCAACTCTGGCAGATGGATTTCAAGGGCGGGTTCGCGTTGGCCGACGGCCAGCGCTGCTCGCCGCTGACCGTGATCGACGATCACTCCCGCTTCAACCTGGTGCTGGCGGCCTGCACGCAGACGCAGAGCGCGGTCGTGCAGCGTCACTTGCGCCAGGCCTTCGAGCGCTATGGGCTGCCGCTGCGCATCAACGCCGATAACGGCGCACCTTGGGGCAGTCCCACCCGGCCGGGGCAACTCACGGGCCTGGGCGTCTGGCTCATCCGCCTCGGTGTGCGCCTGAGCTACAGCCGCCCCGCCCACCCGCAGACCAACGGCAAGGACGAGCGCTTCCACCGCACGCTCAAGGCCGAGGCCCTGGCCGGGCGCTACTTCGCCTCTTGCGACGCGGTCCAGCACGCGCTGGATGCTTGGCGCACCGTCTATAACTGCGAGCGCCCGCACCAGGCCATCGACCTGGCCACGCCCATCACACGCTACCGGCCCAGCCCGCGACCGTATCCGTCTACGTTGGCACCGATCGAGTACAGCCCGCAGGACATCGTCCTCAACGTCGGATGGAATGGGGAGCTACGCTTCAGGAGTTGGCGCTTCAAGCTCTCCAATGCCCTGCACGGCTTGCCGGTGGCATTGCGCCCCGACCCTAAACACAGGGATCAATTCGATCTGTACTTCGTTCACCAACACCTTGGCCGTATCGATCTGAACCTGCCCGATGACTGCTGA
- a CDS encoding OmpA family protein, producing the protein MKAKLISVSLIALLAAGCATEQQNQTAMGTGVGAAVGAGIGALVGNGKGAAIGGALGAATGAAVGYNWGAIKSKLAGDTAGTGTQISEQPDGSLKLNIPSQVSFDTDSAVIKPSFRGPLDSVAQTLTQHPELAANVVGHTDSTGNPNYNMTLSQKRAQSVASYLTDRGVARNRLSAEGRGQNQPVADNATEAGRAQNRRVEIYLKPIQG; encoded by the coding sequence ATGAAAGCCAAGCTTATTTCCGTCTCGCTGATCGCCCTGCTGGCCGCCGGCTGCGCCACCGAGCAGCAGAACCAGACCGCCATGGGCACCGGCGTTGGCGCGGCCGTGGGCGCTGGCATCGGCGCGCTGGTCGGCAACGGCAAGGGTGCCGCCATTGGCGGTGCGCTGGGCGCGGCAACCGGTGCTGCCGTCGGCTACAACTGGGGGGCAATCAAGTCCAAGCTGGCTGGCGATACGGCCGGCACGGGCACGCAGATTTCGGAGCAGCCCGACGGCTCGCTCAAGCTGAACATTCCGAGCCAGGTCTCGTTCGATACCGACAGCGCGGTGATCAAGCCGTCGTTCCGCGGCCCGTTGGATAGCGTGGCACAAACGCTCACGCAACATCCGGAACTGGCCGCCAATGTGGTCGGCCACACGGACAGCACCGGCAACCCGAACTACAACATGACGCTGTCGCAAAAGCGCGCGCAGAGCGTGGCGAGCTACCTGACGGACCGCGGCGTGGCCCGCAACCGCCTGTCCGCCGAAGGCCGCGGCCAGAATCAGCCCGTTGCCGACAACGCCACCGAGGCCGGCCGCGCCCAAAATCGCCGCGTCGAAATTTATTTGAAACCAATTCAGGGGTAA
- a CDS encoding 4Fe-4S binding protein, translated as MPTLLCSCNHTMPIDADAVGDALRASDAAIDAPSKTHHLLCRREIGAFTQALNGTEGVVVACTQEKALFAEVAAQHEGVTAPIHFVNVRETGGWSAGAKRDARGFRAKTAALLAVAGLPAPEPVPVVDYRSDGNVLIIGPAERAMPWAERLADQLSVAVLVTGRDRASGPFVPPMERRWPVHAGELAQVNGWLGAFEVNWRNRNPIDLDRCTRCNACIDVCPEGAIDALYQIDLDACRDHRACVKACGDALAIDFNRVDAPQALSGQFDLIFDLNDAPAFAQHQPPQGYFHAGADAGRQLTASLALLQMVGEFEKPKFFQYKESICAHGRNGQVGCNACVDVCSASAIASQWKDGRGSVRVTPNLCVGCGACTTACPTGAITYAYPSAPYQGRKLKTLLGTYASAGGRDAVVLLHNGGRGRTLIEQVGRAARIGKAQGVPVNVLPVEVFHSASTGLDLWLSALAYGAARIAILLTEDDAPQYRAMLAEQVAVAQAVLEGLGEPAGAAGVVLIDVADAAALDARLSGADVSGPLRGFRRDMPAATFAVAAAKREALDFALDHLARHAKAIEAIIPLPAGAPFGAITVNRERCTLCMACVGACPSQALRDEAERPVLAMIERNCVQCGLCETTCPESAIALVPRLNLSAEARQSATLNEAQPFHCIRCNKPFGTAQMVATMLAKLGAHPAFSGAAAERLKMCSDCRVIDMMQHGERPGAPH; from the coding sequence ATGCCGACACTGCTCTGCAGTTGCAATCACACCATGCCGATCGATGCCGATGCGGTGGGCGACGCCCTGCGCGCGTCTGACGCCGCTATCGACGCCCCCAGCAAGACGCACCACCTGCTGTGCCGCCGCGAGATCGGCGCGTTCACACAGGCGCTGAATGGCACGGAAGGCGTCGTCGTCGCCTGCACGCAGGAAAAGGCGCTGTTTGCAGAAGTGGCCGCGCAGCATGAGGGTGTGACCGCACCGATCCATTTCGTCAACGTGCGCGAAACGGGCGGGTGGTCGGCAGGCGCCAAACGCGATGCGCGCGGTTTCCGTGCCAAGACAGCGGCACTGCTGGCCGTCGCTGGCTTGCCGGCGCCGGAGCCAGTGCCGGTGGTCGACTACCGCTCCGACGGCAACGTGCTGATCATCGGTCCTGCCGAGCGTGCCATGCCGTGGGCGGAACGGCTGGCCGACCAACTGAGCGTGGCGGTGCTCGTCACCGGGCGCGATCGCGCAAGTGGTCCGTTTGTCCCGCCGATGGAGCGCCGCTGGCCGGTCCACGCGGGCGAGCTGGCGCAGGTGAACGGCTGGCTCGGCGCGTTCGAGGTGAATTGGCGCAACCGCAATCCGATTGACCTGGACCGCTGCACGCGCTGCAACGCCTGCATCGATGTCTGCCCCGAAGGCGCCATCGACGCGCTCTACCAGATCGATCTGGATGCATGCCGCGACCATCGCGCGTGCGTCAAGGCGTGCGGCGATGCGTTGGCCATCGATTTCAACCGTGTGGATGCACCGCAGGCGCTATCGGGCCAATTCGACCTGATCTTCGATCTGAACGACGCGCCGGCGTTTGCCCAGCACCAGCCGCCGCAGGGCTACTTCCATGCGGGCGCAGACGCGGGCCGCCAACTGACGGCATCGCTGGCGTTGCTGCAGATGGTGGGGGAGTTCGAGAAGCCCAAGTTCTTCCAGTACAAGGAATCGATCTGCGCGCACGGGCGTAACGGCCAAGTGGGCTGCAACGCTTGCGTGGACGTGTGTTCGGCGTCGGCGATTGCGTCGCAGTGGAAGGACGGCCGCGGCAGCGTGCGCGTCACGCCCAATCTCTGTGTGGGCTGCGGTGCGTGTACGACCGCGTGTCCGACCGGCGCCATCACCTATGCCTATCCGAGCGCGCCGTACCAGGGGCGCAAGCTGAAGACGCTGCTCGGCACGTATGCATCGGCGGGTGGGCGTGATGCCGTGGTTCTGCTGCATAACGGTGGGCGGGGCCGCACGCTGATCGAGCAAGTGGGCCGTGCCGCGCGTATCGGCAAGGCCCAGGGCGTGCCGGTGAATGTGCTGCCCGTCGAGGTCTTCCATTCGGCATCGACGGGTTTGGACCTGTGGCTCTCCGCATTGGCTTACGGCGCCGCGCGCATCGCCATTCTCCTGACGGAAGACGACGCACCGCAGTACCGTGCGATGCTCGCCGAGCAGGTCGCCGTGGCGCAGGCCGTGCTGGAGGGGCTTGGCGAACCGGCGGGTGCGGCGGGTGTGGTGTTGATCGACGTGGCGGATGCCGCTGCGCTCGACGCGCGCCTCAGTGGTGCTGATGTTTCGGGCCCCCTGCGTGGCTTTCGCCGTGACATGCCGGCCGCCACCTTCGCGGTGGCCGCTGCCAAGCGCGAGGCACTCGATTTCGCGCTCGACCATCTTGCACGCCACGCCAAGGCCATCGAGGCCATCATCCCGCTGCCAGCCGGTGCGCCGTTTGGCGCCATCACCGTGAACCGCGAACGCTGCACGCTGTGCATGGCGTGCGTGGGCGCGTGCCCGTCGCAGGCGCTGCGCGATGAGGCCGAGCGGCCCGTGCTGGCCATGATCGAGCGCAACTGCGTCCAATGCGGCCTGTGCGAGACCACGTGCCCTGAAAGCGCCATCGCCCTCGTGCCGCGTTTGAACCTGTCGGCAGAAGCCCGCCAATCGGCCACGCTCAACGAGGCGCAGCCGTTCCACTGCATCCGCTGCAACAAGCCGTTCGGCACCGCGCAGATGGTCGCGACGATGCTGGCCAAGCTGGGCGCGCATCCGGCGTTCTCCGGCGCCGCCGCCGAGCGCCTCAAGATGTGCAGCGATTGCCGCGTGATCGACATGATGCAGCACGGCGAACGCCCGGGCGCCCCGCACTGA
- the metG gene encoding methionine--tRNA ligase — MSERRILVTSALPYANGPIHIGHLVEYIQTDIWVRFQRMRGHETYYVGADDTHGTPVMLRAEKEGLSPRQLIERVWTEHKRDFDNFLVSFDNYYSTDSDENKELCQSVYLKLKEAGLIDVREVEQFYDPVKEMFLPDRFIKGECPKCGAKDQYGDSCEVCGATYQPTDLKNPYSVVSGATPVRKSSEHYFFKLSDPRCENFLRDWVADLAQPEATNKMREWLGEEGEAKLSDWDISRDAPYFGFEIPGAPGKYFYVWLDAPVGYYASFKNLCAKRGLDFDAWINEHSTTEQYHFIGKDILYFHTLFWPAMLKFSGHRTPTNVFAHGFLTVDGAKMSKSRGTFITAQSYIDTGLNPEWLRYYFAAKLNATMEDLDLNLDDFVARVNSDLVGKFVNIASRSAGFLVKRFEGRVSDAALGHPLMVQLREAAPQIADLYEKREYSKALRAVMELADAVNAFVDTEKPWDLAKDEAHREKLHAACSVALEAFRLLAVYLKPILPTTVERIEAFLNVEPLTWRSIDSQLSSAKPIQPYSHLMTRVDKKQVDALVEANRQSLQATADAPAAAANGAAAIEPMAETITIDDFAKIDLRVAKIVACQRVEGSNKLLQLTLDVGEGQTRNVFSGIQSAYAPEDLVGKLTVMVANLAPRKMKFGMSEGMVLAASAADEKALPGLYILEPHSGAVPGMRVR, encoded by the coding sequence ATGTCCGAACGTCGCATCCTCGTCACTTCCGCACTGCCCTATGCCAACGGGCCGATCCATATCGGCCACCTAGTCGAGTACATCCAGACCGATATCTGGGTGCGCTTCCAACGCATGCGCGGCCACGAGACCTATTACGTGGGTGCCGACGACACGCACGGCACGCCCGTCATGCTGCGCGCCGAGAAAGAAGGCCTGTCCCCGCGCCAGCTGATCGAACGCGTCTGGACCGAGCATAAGCGCGACTTCGACAACTTCCTTGTCTCGTTCGACAACTACTACAGCACGGACTCCGACGAAAACAAGGAGTTGTGCCAGAGCGTCTACCTCAAGCTCAAGGAAGCCGGCCTGATCGACGTACGCGAGGTCGAGCAATTCTACGACCCGGTCAAGGAGATGTTCCTGCCGGACCGCTTTATCAAGGGTGAATGCCCGAAGTGCGGCGCAAAAGACCAGTACGGCGATTCGTGCGAAGTCTGCGGCGCCACCTACCAGCCGACCGACCTGAAGAACCCGTACTCCGTGGTGTCGGGCGCGACACCGGTGCGCAAGTCGTCGGAGCACTACTTCTTCAAGCTGTCCGACCCGCGCTGCGAGAATTTCCTCCGCGACTGGGTGGCCGACCTGGCGCAGCCCGAAGCCACCAACAAGATGCGTGAGTGGCTCGGCGAGGAAGGCGAAGCCAAGCTGTCGGACTGGGACATCTCGCGTGATGCACCCTACTTTGGCTTCGAGATTCCGGGCGCGCCGGGCAAGTACTTCTATGTGTGGTTGGATGCGCCGGTCGGCTACTACGCCAGCTTCAAGAACCTGTGCGCCAAGCGCGGTCTCGATTTCGACGCGTGGATCAACGAACACTCGACCACCGAGCAGTACCACTTCATCGGCAAGGACATCCTCTATTTCCACACGCTGTTCTGGCCGGCGATGCTCAAGTTCTCCGGCCACCGCACACCGACCAACGTGTTCGCCCACGGCTTCCTGACCGTGGACGGCGCCAAGATGAGCAAGTCGCGCGGCACGTTCATCACCGCACAGAGCTACATCGACACCGGCCTGAATCCGGAATGGCTGCGCTACTACTTCGCCGCCAAGCTGAACGCGACGATGGAAGACCTGGATCTGAACCTGGACGATTTTGTCGCCCGTGTGAACAGCGACCTGGTGGGCAAGTTCGTCAACATCGCCAGCCGTTCGGCGGGGTTCCTGGTCAAGCGCTTCGAAGGCCGCGTGAGCGACGCCGCGCTGGGCCATCCGCTGATGGTGCAACTGCGCGAAGCCGCCCCGCAGATCGCCGATCTGTACGAAAAGCGCGAGTACAGCAAGGCGCTGCGTGCCGTGATGGAGCTGGCCGACGCCGTCAATGCATTCGTCGACACCGAAAAGCCGTGGGATCTGGCCAAGGACGAGGCCCACCGCGAAAAGCTGCACGCCGCGTGCTCGGTCGCGCTGGAAGCGTTCCGCCTGCTGGCCGTGTACCTCAAGCCGATTCTGCCGACCACGGTGGAGCGCATCGAGGCGTTCCTCAACGTTGAGCCGCTGACGTGGCGCTCGATCGACTCGCAACTGTCGTCCGCCAAGCCGATCCAACCGTACTCGCACCTGATGACGCGCGTGGACAAGAAGCAGGTGGATGCGCTGGTCGAAGCCAACCGCCAGTCGCTGCAGGCCACCGCCGATGCACCCGCTGCTGCCGCCAACGGTGCGGCCGCCATCGAACCGATGGCCGAAACCATCACCATCGACGACTTCGCCAAGATCGACCTGCGTGTCGCCAAGATCGTCGCCTGCCAGCGCGTGGAAGGATCGAACAAGCTGCTGCAGCTGACGCTGGATGTGGGTGAAGGACAGACGCGGAATGTGTTTTCGGGCATCCAGTCGGCATATGCACCGGAGGATCTCGTCGGCAAGCTGACCGTGATGGTTGCCAACCTGGCACCGCGCAAGATGAAGTTCGGGATGTCGGAAGGGATGGTGTTGGCGGCTTCGGCGGCTGATGAGAAGGCTCTGCCGGGGCTTTATATTCTTGAGCCGCATTCGGGGGCGGTGCCGGGGATGCGGGTGCGGTAA